The Saprospiraceae bacterium genome contains the following window.
TGGTGCCGCAACTGATTGTCCAACTATAACTTGCATTGGATGTTCCAGTTCCAATATAATTCACAGCATAACATTCATTTAAACAGACTGACGGGACGACCTCAATGCATTGAATTTGTGAATGTAAATTTGTAAAAATAGACAGACTGCAGTTTGCAATAAATAATACCAGCAATCGCTTTAGAAAAACGTTTCTCATAATAGTAAATTTAAAAAGGTAACCGAATCGAATAGCGAAATTTGGACGAGGTGCTGTCGGATAGAATACAAATTTATACCAGAAAACGATAGAATCAAAATTTTTATCTAAGACATTTTATTGGATGAAGGCTTAATACAATCAGCAAGGCAGATCTTTGAACATGCTTTTGCTAAAAATGTCCTTTTGAATCAAGTTAAATTACACCAGGAATCGGATAACTCAAGTTGAAGCTGATTCTTCCATTTACAATTCCATACCTTTGCAAACCTTATGTTTAAACCCTATGATGTAATTGTTGTCGGTGCCGGCCATGCTGGATGCGAGGCTGCAGCTGCAGCTGCCAATATGGGCTGTCAGGTACTTTTAGTTACCATGAATATGCAAACCATCGCTCAAATGTCATGCAATCCTGCAATGGGTGGTGTTGCGAAAGGTCAAATTGTGCGGGAAATAGACGCAATGGGAGGCTATTCCGGTATCGTTACAGATGAAACCAGGGTCCAGTTTAGAATGTTAAATCGCTCAAAAGGGCCTGCAATGTGGAGTCCCCGGGCACAATCGGATCGGAACTTATTTGCCAGAAAATGGAGAATTCTTTTGGAAGCCCATCCGCTCATCGATTTTTGGCAAGACATGGTTAAAGGCTTGCTAGTCAAAGAAAATAGGGTACATGGCGTTATAACTGGTTTAGGTCAGCACATTGAAGCCAAAACCGTGATTTTAACCAATGGCACCTTTTTGAATGGTCTAATTCATATTGGGGAAAAACAATTTGGAGGAGGACGGGCTGGTGAAAATGCTGCAAAAGGCATTACTGAACAATTGGTAAGCCTGGGTTTTGAAAGTGGGCGAATGAAAACCGGCACACCTCCACGATTGGATGGTCGAACCATCGATTACAGCCAAACTGAGATTCAAGAAGGAGATGTTAAGACTTCCCGATTTTCTTTTCTGGAAACTGAGCTACCCGAAAAGCAACTTAATTGCCATATTACGTATACGAACCCTGAAGTCCATGAAATTTTACGAACAGGATTTGCTCAAAGCCCAATGTTTACAGGAAGAATTCAAGGATTGGGGCCGAGGTATTGCCCTTCTATAGAAGATAAAATCGATCGCTTTTCAGATAGGGACCGACACCAGCTGTTTATTGAACCTGAAGGCTGGGATACGCATGAAATTTATATTAACGGATTTTCCTCTTCGCTACCAGAAGAAGTGCAATTCAAAGCCCTACAAAAAATTCCAGGATTGCAAAACGTGAAAATGTTTCGTCCAGGTTATGCCATTGAATACGATTACTTTCCACCTACCCAACTTTCTTTAAGTCTTGAAACCCATTTATTAAAAAACCTTTACTTCGCTGGTCAAATTAATGGGACAACAGGATATGAAGAAGCCGCATGTCAAGGTTTTATGGCTGGAATCAATGCAGCACTACGCGTCAAAGATCAGGAAGCCCTGATCCTCACAAGGGCGGATGCCTATATCGGTGTTTTGATTGATGATCTGGTTAATAAAGGGACTGAAGAGCCCTATCGCATGTTTACTTCCCGCGCAGAATACCGGATTTTATTACGCCAAGACAATGCAGACAGAAGACTTACTCCCATTGCTCAAAAGATTGGAATGCAAAATTTAGAATCCCGCATCCAACGGTTAAACCAAAAGGAACAAGGAATTCAATTCATCAGAACTCAATTGCAAAAAATTTCTTTAAATCCAGATGAAGTAAATCCATATCTGGAATCCATTGGTTCATCTCCCATTGAAATAAAATCTAAATTATCCCAACTATTAAGCAGACCAAATGTAAATTTATCTGATTTGTCAAAATTAAATCCAGCCTTTCTCGATGAATTAAATCAATTTGATTTAGAAACGGTAGAATGTGCAGAAATTGAATTAAAATACGAAGGGTATATTAAAAAAGAACAGGAATTGGTTGACAAGATGTCAAGACTTGAAAATGTCAAACTCAATGATACATTTGATTATCATTCGATCCCTGCATTAAGCAATGAAGCTAAATCAAAACTCAAACGAATTAAACCTTCATCCATCGGTCAGGCCAGTCGAATCAGTGGTGTTTCACCTGCTGATATATCTATTCTTTTGGTTTATTTAGGAAGGTAACCTGGAAAATATTAAATTTTTTTCGCTACTATCTTAACACTTAAAGCGATCTCATCATGAATAAATCCATCCTTTAAGGTGGCTAAAATCTTTTTCGAACTATACATGATATTGTAGTTTGTACGGTCAATTAAAAACTCTGGGATTGTAATTAAAACACCGTCGTTGGAATAATCGATTTTACCGTTTACAACAATTGGATTACTTACCCCTTTAATCGTAAGGGTACCGGAAATCATCGCATTGTTTACAGAATCTTTGATTTCGTTTATTTTATCAACTTTCAATTTTGCATCCGGGAATTGAGTCACATTAAAAAAATCCTCATTTTTTAAATGTTCATCCAACTTATTTCGGTCGGATGCATCTTCAATATCTAAATTGCGAATGGTATTCATATCAATCAACAAATCAGCTGATTGAATTTGTAAATTGCCTCCAAATAATATGCCCGACTTAAAATTTAAACGCCCATTGTGAGCGCCTGAAGGCGATTTACCCATCCAGTAAATAATACTTTGAGCTGTATCAATTTGAAATGAATCAGAACTTGTATGCAAAGTGCCCTGCTCATTTGATTGCGGATTGGTTACACTTGTGTTTTGTTTACACGCACTCAATAAAAAAAATATACATGTCAATTGAAAAACAACATGAATTCTAAACATACCTTATTTTTTACAAATACAACTAATCTCTTTCAAGGTTTTAATAAATTGTTCCAATTCTTCAAATCCCCTTGTGATCCGAACACATTTTGTTTGATCTGAAAAATGTTCAGAAAAATATCCTGTTAATAATAATATTGGAGGGTCTTGAATTTCATTTAAACAAGCTACTAATTCTTCAATAAATTTTATAGAACTTTCCTCATGAATGATGGTAAATAAAAATTGAGGCTTAATTATTTGAATCCCATCTAAAATATCAGTTGGATTTAAATCTGATCCTAAATCAATTGCCCTAAAATGATTTCTTCGAATGAACAACTCTACAAAATACTGATTGAGTTCCTGTTTTTCATCCGGAGGTAAAAACATCAAAAAACAGGTATTGTAATCCTGTTCTTGATTTTCTAAATGACAGAGTTCATGAACCAATTTTTTCTTTATAATCCGATTTACAAATTCCTCATGTACTTTTTTTATACTTCCACTCAACCACATGGTATTCAATTTATCCAGAAACGGCATCAAGATTTGATTGAATGTCATTTCAAATCCCATCTGGTGAATGTTAGTGTTTAACAGGTGTGTAAATTTTTTTTCGTTGAGTTGCAAGATAGATAATGTCAACGCATCCAATGAATCCTTATTAAAAACCTCTACATCGCTGATATTCGCAACAAGGGATTCAATCTCCTGAGGAGGCATTTCAGATATAAGCGAAATTTTATATCCCTTTTGATTGAGTAAAGCAATATTGGCCAGGTTTTTAAGATCCTGATCATCATAAAACCGGATATTGGTCTGGGTTCTTTTTGGGTTGATAATTCCATAGCGCTTTTCCCAGATACGGATCGTATGGGCTTTGATTCCCGTCAACATTTCAAGATCCGCTATAGAGTATATTGCCATTAAAAATATCAAACCATGTAAGGTGTAATTAACATTTACCTTATTAAATTGTTTAATAATTCTTATGCGCGACGTATTGAATATAGGCATTGTGTGCTACCCTACCTATGGAGGAAGCGGTGTAGTAGCTACTGAATTGGGGATGGCCTTGGCCAGAAAAGGTCATAAGGTACATTTTATCAGTTACCGGCGGCCTGCAAGATTGGGGCATTTTCTACCGAATGTATTTTATCACGAAGTAGCTCCTTTCGAATATCCATTATTCGATTTTAAACCCATGGATACTGCCTTGGCCAGCAAGATCGTGGATGTGGCTCTGTATGAAAATCTGGATGTCTTACATGTCCATTATGCCATCCCACATGCAACCATTGGATATCTGGCTCGCGAAATACTTCGTTCAAAAAACAAAGCCCTTCCATTTGTAACGACCTTACATGGCACGGACATAACTTTAGTGGGCGCAGACCGATCTTTTTTCCCTGTAGTTGAATTTAGCATTAATCAATCCAATGCAGTTACTGCAGTTTCACAAGCTTTAAAAAATCAAACCCACGATACCTTTGATATTCAAAAAAATATCATCGTTATCCCAAATTTTATTGACTTTGATCGGTTTACTAAAAAACCGAATCCAGAATTGCGATTGAAATTTGCTTTCGAAAATGAAAAAATTCTTATGCACGTTTCTAATTTTAGAAAAGTGAAACGCGTTGAAGATGTTCTTGCTGTTTTTAAAATGGTCAATCAACAACTTCCTTCCAAACTGGTTTTGATCGGTGATGGTCCGGAACGACCTCGAATGGAAATGTTGAGTCGTGAGTGGGGAATCAGTCATGAAGTTTGTTTTTTAGGCAAGCAGGATAATGTTGAAGAACTGTTAGCGATCTCCGATTTATTTTTACTTCCATCTGAACACGAAAGTTTCGGTTTAGCAGCTTTGGAAGCAATGGCATGTGAAGTTCCCATTATTGCGTCAAACATTGGTGGCTTAACCGAAGTGATTCTACAAGGCAAAACCGGCTATGCTTGTCCGGTAGCCGATGTAGCTGAAATGTCGGATAAAGCAATTTACATTTTATCCGATCCAGATCGCCATGCAGCATTTCGACTTGCTGCATTCAATCGGGCAAAAGATTTTGATATCCATCAAATATTACCTATGTATGAAGATACCTATTATGAATGTAGGGTGGAAGGCTAGAGGCTGAAGGCTAGAGGTTGAAGGCTAGAGGAGGAAGGCTAGAGGAGGAAGGCTAGAGGAGGAAGGCTGAAGGCTAGAGGCTAGAGGCTAGAGGAGGAAGGCTGAAGGCTAGAGGCTAGAGGCTAGAGGAGGAAAAATGCTGCAATGATAAAATTTTGCAATCCTGTAATAAGGCTAATAGGCTGAAGGCTAGAGGCTGAAGGCTAGAGGCTAGAGGCTAGAGGCTAGAGGCTAGAGGAGGAAAAATGCTGTAATGCTAAAATTTTGCAATTCTGTAATAAGGCTAGAGGCTGAAGGCTAGAGGCTGAAGGCTAGAGGCTAGAGGCTAGAGGAG
Protein-coding sequences here:
- the mnmG gene encoding tRNA uridine-5-carboxymethylaminomethyl(34) synthesis enzyme MnmG, encoding MFKPYDVIVVGAGHAGCEAAAAAANMGCQVLLVTMNMQTIAQMSCNPAMGGVAKGQIVREIDAMGGYSGIVTDETRVQFRMLNRSKGPAMWSPRAQSDRNLFARKWRILLEAHPLIDFWQDMVKGLLVKENRVHGVITGLGQHIEAKTVILTNGTFLNGLIHIGEKQFGGGRAGENAAKGITEQLVSLGFESGRMKTGTPPRLDGRTIDYSQTEIQEGDVKTSRFSFLETELPEKQLNCHITYTNPEVHEILRTGFAQSPMFTGRIQGLGPRYCPSIEDKIDRFSDRDRHQLFIEPEGWDTHEIYINGFSSSLPEEVQFKALQKIPGLQNVKMFRPGYAIEYDYFPPTQLSLSLETHLLKNLYFAGQINGTTGYEEAACQGFMAGINAALRVKDQEALILTRADAYIGVLIDDLVNKGTEEPYRMFTSRAEYRILLRQDNADRRLTPIAQKIGMQNLESRIQRLNQKEQGIQFIRTQLQKISLNPDEVNPYLESIGSSPIEIKSKLSQLLSRPNVNLSDLSKLNPAFLDELNQFDLETVECAEIELKYEGYIKKEQELVDKMSRLENVKLNDTFDYHSIPALSNEAKSKLKRIKPSSIGQASRISGVSPADISILLVYLGR
- a CDS encoding YceI family protein, giving the protein MFRIHVVFQLTCIFFLLSACKQNTSVTNPQSNEQGTLHTSSDSFQIDTAQSIIYWMGKSPSGAHNGRLNFKSGILFGGNLQIQSADLLIDMNTIRNLDIEDASDRNKLDEHLKNEDFFNVTQFPDAKLKVDKINEIKDSVNNAMISGTLTIKGVSNPIVVNGKIDYSNDGVLITIPEFLIDRTNYNIMYSSKKILATLKDGFIHDEIALSVKIVAKKI
- a CDS encoding MerR family transcriptional regulator; the encoded protein is MAIYSIADLEMLTGIKAHTIRIWEKRYGIINPKRTQTNIRFYDDQDLKNLANIALLNQKGYKISLISEMPPQEIESLVANISDVEVFNKDSLDALTLSILQLNEKKFTHLLNTNIHQMGFEMTFNQILMPFLDKLNTMWLSGSIKKVHEEFVNRIIKKKLVHELCHLENQEQDYNTCFLMFLPPDEKQELNQYFVELFIRRNHFRAIDLGSDLNPTDILDGIQIIKPQFLFTIIHEESSIKFIEELVACLNEIQDPPILLLTGYFSEHFSDQTKCVRITRGFEELEQFIKTLKEISCICKK
- the bshA gene encoding N-acetyl-alpha-D-glucosaminyl L-malate synthase BshA, with product MNIGIVCYPTYGGSGVVATELGMALARKGHKVHFISYRRPARLGHFLPNVFYHEVAPFEYPLFDFKPMDTALASKIVDVALYENLDVLHVHYAIPHATIGYLAREILRSKNKALPFVTTLHGTDITLVGADRSFFPVVEFSINQSNAVTAVSQALKNQTHDTFDIQKNIIVIPNFIDFDRFTKKPNPELRLKFAFENEKILMHVSNFRKVKRVEDVLAVFKMVNQQLPSKLVLIGDGPERPRMEMLSREWGISHEVCFLGKQDNVEELLAISDLFLLPSEHESFGLAALEAMACEVPIIASNIGGLTEVILQGKTGYACPVADVAEMSDKAIYILSDPDRHAAFRLAAFNRAKDFDIHQILPMYEDTYYECRVEG